The genomic interval tatttttttatctgaaagcACAGAGCGTCCAGTATCGGCAGCTATGCCAGAGCCGTTGTGGCCGAACCTGACTGGAAAAGCCAAAAGGCTTTTAGAGATGTCACTTTTGGGTTTGTTTGGGTGAACAAGACACAAGAGACTTACTTTACTGTAGCTCTTTGGGCTCATATTCaccacaggaaaaaaaagaatcgATTCCTAGGTTCTAAGCATTCGAATACCTCAAGTTGACTCCGAAGCTTTGTAATTGATTGATCTCAAGTGACATTGAAGTTTATCTGCACAGTGTACACAATGCTTCTCTTGTATTTACTTGTATTCTTGTATAATgtatttactttaaataaacaaCGTAAAAAATGTTGGCAGTAACTAGCTTCCCAACAACATTGCTATTGCTGGTGGTGGAACATTATTTATTATGCTGTTAGGTAACACACAACTTGGCCAGCGCAAGTTCAAATAGCTTACATTAAATTTCATAGTGTACTTTCGGAAGTCACATAGGagtaaatgtaaagtgttcTTTAATTTGGCCTGTTTTTTTACGATTATGAGTAGATTATGTTGAATCGGCTTTAGGAATCGATTCTATTGTTTTGAATCAGAATGGGTGTCGATTCCTAAATTCCTGAACGAACTCAGTCCCTGAACATGAAGGCAGAATGGGAAAATGGCTGACTTGAGGACATAGCGCTTGTAGTCAAAATGGCTAGAGATTGACAGCCGCCTGTTTTAACGTTAGATTCAAATATTTCTAATGAATATGAAGATTAGGTCTTTAAAATTAGATTGATATACTCGCCATCCCCTTTTGAAATACATTATTGTCCGGTTTTGCGTTTCTCCTAATTCTTGCATTTTGAAAACATTATGAGACCAAGCAAAGGTCATTGGTTTAAGCATGACCCTCTCCATTTGGCTGGAAATGGTTTATTTCCGACTGTAAACTTGCAGAGGGACAGGTTTGGATGTGTCTGAGCAGTCTATTTGTGTCTGAATGCGGAGGTGCCAGACTGAGAGTCTGAGTGTAATGTTGTGGGCGAGTGGAGAGTAGAGAAGCATCCAAGCCCTGCACTGAAATCTGCTAATGATGAGTCAGTGTGATATAGGCCAGTTAGGCTTTTCACGCTGAAACACTGTGAAATATTAATGGAATACATCTTGAGCTTGACTACAGGAAAGCTGCCACCATTCTACAAGACAGCTTGCTCCAAATAACCCGAGCGTAAAGGGAAGTAGTAGAGAGAAACTGCAAACAAAAGCTGTTTTTGTTACACACTTGGAACTGCAAATGACTCATTAAAAACAGCCTTAtgcaatgttatttttaaatggaccatttcaatacatttttgATTGCATTAAACGCATATGGCACAAATATGCAATAAAATTTCAGCAGAAAAATGTGGATGGATATTGTAAGTAAGACAGTGTGAATCTGGCCTGGTCCTGTAACAAGTCTAACATGaaatagtgaacacacacacacactgagtaaTGTCCTGATgtacactttttatttttccaatGGGGAAGTGAAGTGTTTAAATTACAACTAGCTCTTTTGGAAGACCAATATTCGAGGTATCTTGAGTATACTGAAGGGAGGTAAATGATCAACCATTTAAGTGACAAACCGAACTATTGGATCAGTATTATCAATTTTAAAAAGTTCTTATTTGAATAGGCCAGTTTATCACTGAAAATCTTTTATTTGTATGCACGAAGGCTGAATTTGCAGTTGTTTCCAATCGATAGGCCAACCAGATAGGTTTGAGAAAAAACAGAATGCTGTCTTTTATAATGTGTGACATAGATTGAACTGCTTTGAATTCTGCATTTGGTTGTGGCTTTTCTGTTTTATAAGTGGTCATCACATGGGCTGAATTTGTTGATTTAAAGCTACTAGGTTGGGGACAGGTTTGCATTCACAGTATTATAGCAATCTTGCAGAAAACAAACCActgtttaaaagaacactataaTCATGGTAGAATATCACTGATCCCAGGTAGATAAGTACTAAGAACAGTGTGTGGTCCGGTTCTGTTGAAGCGTAGCAGACTGTCTCTTGGCTTTCTGTCACACTGGTGATCAAAGCCTGGTTGAGACTGTCTGGCAGGAGCAGATACTTTAAAGCAGAGATTTTTCCcttttgtaaaatctccaaccAGTTTGGATCGTTTCAACAAAGACTGTCTCTGTTGGGCCTAAGCCgtcgtgtgtgtggtgtgtttttgggagcggaaaagggtgagagtgtgttttaGAGCGAGTGAATGGATGACAGGCTGAAACTGTAGCCCATCTTTGTTACATTTTCAGAGGAAATTTAAGGAAGTAGCCAGTATTACACAACTGGAATATCATTTGCCCAAACTGGCCCTGTTTGTCAGAGGTTCTGCTCAATGGCGAGTGTGGAATGTTTCAGCAGGTTGAATCAGATTTATTTATCTAATGCAGTTTCCCCCACCTCAAGTTGGTTTTATGCATTTTAGCAAATGGCAGGCTTTGTTCTCATGTACCGGCACCTCACAAATGCCCCAGTTTAGAATGAAAGAGTTCCAGGAGATGCAGGAACACATCCATTTAATTTGCCTGATTGTGACTAACTCTGTAACATAATTAAAACTTTAAGACACTGTATGATATTGTCTACCAAATGCCAATGATTCTGTTTCATTCTTGTATTGCATCATCAGCGAGGATGGAGACAGATCGTGTCCCTAAGGCTTCACGCCAGTGAATATTCCACCTGCTGTGGTTTCAGCACATTTTATTAGTTTATGGCTTTTTCTTTCGTCAGTGTTGGTTGAGCAACCATATCCTTACCATGTTTTAATGTAATCTGTAATGTAAACAGCAAAGCTCACACTAAATATGCTTTAAAAGCTTGTACAAGTAGAAACTTTAATTTTCTCTTTGTACTCCCCCGTTTATCTCTATGTGCAGATGTCTTGTCGTGTTCCAACATGATTACTCTGTGTGCAGCTTTTGCCTTTCTCTGGGGTCTAAGGGCTGTTCTTGGAAATGTCCCAGCAtcattttctcacaaagcttTTGTCTAAAATATGGCTGCCACACCCAGGCGTACATCTGAACCGAACAATCACATGCccaacatgtaaacaaagggaTAGTTTAAGATTAAGTAGTTTGTTGTAAACCTCATGGGAACATGGCAAATAATTAATTCTTAAATCTCATGGCTGTGTTACGTAAACACGAATGCTCTTTATCCTTGATTACTCTTGTGCTCTCAGGCCCACATAGAGCATGCCCTTTAATCTCTAGCTTCCACTGTGGAATTGTGCGGTGTTTACCAGTTCAGTCTTAATTAAATGCACAGTGACAGCTCCTAAAGTTGATTGGCTGAGCCACATTCAGGACTGCAGTATTCTCATTTGATTCCTGTTTTAACTCAATACGTTGTTAAAAGAACTGCTTCAAACCTAACTTTTGTTGCTCTGATGAGCATTATGATGTTCACTTAGCGTCCTAACAGCACAAAgcagaaataaaactgaagctAAAAGTACAAGCACATGATGACCACTTCCGGACGAGGAAGCCAGTCAGCAGTAATTCAGTTTCAGCCTGAGTGGGCCAGTCCGCTAACaactttatatttttgcttGTGGCTGAATGACAGCCTACTCAGCTTATTGTTTGatatatttaaaatcaaattGTACAGTAGCTCTTCCTGAGTTGTAGGAGTTTCGAAAAACCAAATCTAATATAAACTCTTTCAGGCTTGTGCTCAGGACTCTTAAGTGGCAGTCAAGGTTAACACTGGTTGTCAGGAAATGACACTTATTACGGCGCGAATGAAATGCTATGTTTGATGGGAATGATTGACAACAAATTACTTGTCAATACCAGTTTGATTCTGATATTGTCATGTGTTCCTACATTGAATTACCATTTACAATAATCTATAGAACTGAGCAGAAGAGGTTCTACATCAAGTTAAGCAGTTCAGGGACATGATAGCAGCAGGGTGGCATTGGCAGTGACTTAACCCCCGTTTTTGTATAGGATGTGGAGGACTTTATCCGGGTCAGGCAGCAGTCCCGGGCCTGGTGCTGGTGCATGTGTCTGGGTCTGGCCCTCATGCTGTCTGGTGTGGTGGTCGGTGGAGCTTACCTGTACAGGTATTACATACTGGAGGTGAGAAAAAATGCATCACACAGAACGATTCAACAAAGTTTTGACTTCTTAAATAATACTAAACAGCTTATGAACTGAAAGTGACTGACTGTGGTGAGGGCAGTAGTAGTTCTTTGAACCAAAAGAAGCGAAGTAAACATTAATTTAgttttatatcatttaaatattattgcataatttttatataatggACCTGAGCCCtaacaaaatatttattgttatcATGATAAATTGCATGGCAAAATGTCACAGTATGTTTTTCAGAGGACAGTGTTAGAAGGCTTTGAAGTCTTCAAAACATTGTACAATTGTGAAGCCATAATTATCATACTGAGAATTCAGATCAAATATAAGCGCATTCAGGCACTATGCTCAGAAATAAAGGTCTACTCTGTGGAACTTGAGGTTGAAAGTAACTCCAGCTTATCTGTAGACCAGGAAGCACTTGAGATGGCGTGAATAATTTGCAGATATTTTAGCACAATATTTTAGACAAAAATATTTcattgattttaaaatgtacactttAGTAGACTTGCTGGCAACTTTATCTCAGAGTTGACCAGAAGTATAAGAACACATTTCATAAGATGCACCCCTTACTAAGGTTGGTGTTGCTGCTAATCAGGAAAGGAACACATACTTCTGCGGAGTGAGCTACCATGAGGATCGCTACATGATGCGAGAGAACAGCGAGGACAAGGTGCAGCCAGGGGCCATGCTGAAGCGGCTAGAGGAACGTGTTCGGGTCCTgaaggatgaggaggtggagcTCATCAACGTCCCAGTGCCAGAGTTCAGTGACAGTGACCCAGCTGACATTGTCCACGACTTTAACCGGGTGAGATCCTTTAGACAAGGGTGAACCCACACACTTACAACCTGTGTCTTTGTCCATTCAGCTGTTTCAAAAGTTCTGTAAATGTAAGCAGATAGTGCTGTTTTTGGAACTCACTTTGTAAATGATTGTTTACAATGGGCCTTATGAAGGATCTGAAAAAAAATTCTGCCAAGTATAGTTTGACTAAACACTCACAGCTAACTATGCATTCACATTTGTTAAGATGCCACTAGGCAGTAGTTTTCCAACCACTCCTGAGAGACCCTCAGAGCTGCAGTCTGATTCCAACACACAAGGAGAGAACAAAAATAGACTGTCTGGCTGTCTATTAATAACAGTTTGAGAAGTACTAGAGGATATATGCAGTCTAATAATTTACACTGTGTGGAAACACCTTTAATACGCTCCCGGAGAATGTGTCACACAGTGGCAAACGTTCAGAATTCCTTTTTCTAATGTTGTTTTGTGCCATCTTCCTTTAGAGACTGACTGCCTATCTGGATCTGAATCTGAATAAGTGCTATGTCATTCCTCTCAATACCTCCATCGTCATGCCCCCCAAGGACTTCCTGGAGCTGCTTGTCAACATTGAGGTAACTATGGCTACTGTAATGCAGGACAACCAGACTAAAGGAGTGTATCCTGTTTATAATGAAGGGACCAATATCTGAAATTCTCCTTTCGTGATCAcagaaaattaaattttaatggATGCTGAAAAGATGACTAGATTTATATGGAAACCAGACAACCAGGTATTTGTTATAGATATCAATGCACTTGACTCAGCAACTGTCCTGATGCACATTGCACACGACTCAGGTGTGTTGTACCTGTCTTTATGTGAACGGGTCCCAaagtaactgtgtgtgtttgtaggccGGCACATACCTGCCACAGTCTTACCTGGTGCACGAGCAGATGGTTGTTACAGATAAGGTTGAGCATGTGGATCAGCTGGGATACTTCATCTACAGCCTGTGTAGAGGCAGAGATACCTACAGATTACAGCGCAGAGACACCACTCTGGGTAAGTGTAAACATTCTCAGAGATCATTGCTGAATGTTGGAGGAGCAGTGCCTATTGATATTTGACTAAATAGTTTCCCAAGGCTTGGATTGGATCGTTTATTGGTTCCTCAGGCTGCTTATCTGTTGATGGTCTGAAAGATCATCTCCATCATTTGACTTAAagtttgtaaataaaagaatTTTGTGAATCATGGCCTTGctttttcagattttaaacacAGTTCAACACGCTTCTCTGTCCATGTTTGTTCTCAACAGGAATCCAGAAGCGCGAGGCCCTAAACTGCCACAAGATTCGCCACTTTGAGAACAAGTTTGTGGTGGAGACCTTGATCTGTGAGCAGTAGAGCACAGGGCCATCTGCCAGAAACAACTTGAACCACTTTTCCTAAATCCACTTGAGTGCAGTGAATTTCTGGGACCGCCACCCACCCCCTCCTTCTCTTTCCTTTTAAAACTCTTCCTGTTTCCCGTGTGTGGTGTTTTTCCGCTTTCTGtctctggttttttttttctgtacagcaaatgggagagggagagaaagagagagggaggaggagtcGGTGAGAATATTATCCCCTACTTTTAAGACTCTTTCTCAATTTCTTTTTCAGAGTGATTTATCTGTGTTTGATGTTTTTCAGAGTAGGgattatttgttttcatttctcaGTAGTTTTACTTTTTCACAAGCTTTTCTAAAGGAGAACAGGTTTTGAGAGATGGGATTTGAAGCAGATTCTTGTGAATATGCAGAGTTGTTGTGTCCATCAAAGTGTGTGTCTGAACGCAAGGcaataaaaaaaaggtttgttttttttgtttgtttgtttttttgttaaaacTGTGAAGGTCTGTCACAGCCTAGCTCACCATATTATACACTGGATGATAATAGATAAGTATGTAGGATATAGCCATTGTGGGTATATAAAAACATAAGCAGAAATCATTTTGTGTTAGCTATAATTACTAGtgtagaattttttttaaaactggttTATCAGCTGTAACTATTAATACAGGTAAATAAGAGTCTGAGATGGTGACAAACAGGGACATTATTTTCTAGGCTTTAACTGCTTTAAGATATATCAAATTGGAACAAGCAAGagaaatgtttaattttcaGGCAGTTTAAATTTCATAGCTATTTGTGACAATGCGAAATTAAGAGATTTCGGGAATGTGTATACTGAAAGTGTAAAGGTTTATATCTAAATTCTTCTACAGATGTCTATAACAGTCAAGCTCAATCTGTATTGACCAATATAATGTGTATAACATTACATAACAAAGATTAAATGTTAAGGATTAACACAATAAACATTGGACCACTGTTTCTTTAATTCTGTGTTCCTCGTCCCATCTGGAGTGAACCAGGAAGTAATTCCTGTGCCACAGGAGTGAGAAATCTTTGTTGATCATTGCAGGGGGAATGTAAACCAACACACTCATAGGTTAAAGGGCTGTGTAGCCATAGACTGTTAAGTGAACAAGTTGACCATTATACACTGTAAATCACCTACAGTTGACGTGTCAGCTTTAGAACTGGACCTTGAAGCAATGTAGGAAGGTCTTGGGCAGCCTGTTGTACAAAGCAGGGTTTGACTTGGCTAGATTaaggtgaccagatctgagatgggggggggggggggctgtgaggaggtcacgcccctcgctTAGCTGAagctatgtgtgcttttaggtccttttcacctttatttgctacacaaaacatggacatttatttttttaactcacccgagaacttacatttacgtttcggcatagctgctcgataGCTAGgtagctttgcctgacgtaaacaaggactactgacgtgcagactgaccaattaaatgtttacagagaaggttatcgaccaataacggtagcgctacagtcagaccgtccaatcagaagattttaggctacttcaccacgcccccttctcactcaagcgaaccaatcggagtaggggagggcgggactagtttgtgaacgaaacgcttctcgaaaattctatgtaagctctagaaaaacaaaatcccggacgtttgtgaaattccgcccggacatttttttaagtctaaaaaaggggacgtctggtcaccttaGGCTAGATATCTTAAGCCAAAAGGTGAGGACTTTTCATACGGAACACGTTTAAAATGAAGCTTAAATGGAAATCCtggatgtttgtttattatgtGCCACCTTCAAAAGTGTCCTTAATCTGGGGGGACTAAAGAGATAAAGGAAGTAGTTATATAGACACTGGAAACTGAAAATCAAGAAGCACAAGGAATTTGGTCTAGAATATATTCTGTGTTAACATACTCATGAAAATATTCAATGTTGAGTG from Hoplias malabaricus isolate fHopMal1 chromosome 3, fHopMal1.hap1, whole genome shotgun sequence carries:
- the itm2ba gene encoding integral membrane protein 2Ba: MVKLAFNSSLNQKDAKKEEKDEALIPQQLDVEDFIRVRQQSRAWCWCMCLGLALMLSGVVVGGAYLYRYYILEERNTYFCGVSYHEDRYMMRENSEDKVQPGAMLKRLEERVRVLKDEEVELINVPVPEFSDSDPADIVHDFNRRLTAYLDLNLNKCYVIPLNTSIVMPPKDFLELLVNIEAGTYLPQSYLVHEQMVVTDKVEHVDQLGYFIYSLCRGRDTYRLQRRDTTLGIQKREALNCHKIRHFENKFVVETLICEQ